Proteins found in one Vallitalea guaymasensis genomic segment:
- a CDS encoding methyl-accepting chemotaxis protein → MFKSIKFKLMAYFTIIIIVISGGVGIMACVSSINALHKTVDNELIELAKGYSNYIESEISIAKATMNGVANRNVMKSWDWNEQKKAILAEVDKNKMFSGMFIVDKNGMAHFTNGKTANVSDRTYFKEAMRGNTYFSDLIFSDIMGGIEFFVASPIKNNGIDGVVVGFVRPQYLSDSIKDIIVSTSGGAFIVDGKGNTIAHNNMDIVLKQDNVLNNQEDGNEQLASVVETMIKGEAGTDEYVYEGNTYYCGYHPIGDSGWSIAVKALKSDLLADVIKLRKNLICITSISLIIAIALVYFIGKLFTKPIILATKHAVTMSKLDLTEEVPEKFLKRTDEIGDLARAIHVIAENVKDVMKDIQEHAFDLKDSSIKLSDAINENTATSEEISKAVEVIADGATTQARQSDSVVRELSQLGDLITESQELAQEVNTGTNKVKDVNLKGREIIDKLKKEFELNIDVAKKVNSNTHELADQSKLIENILVTISSIANQTNLLALNATIEAARAGEAGKGFGVVAEEISKLADDTKQATEEISDILNRMTNEIEITNNNMNEAGEIVGNVDRYLDKTVSTYDIIENSTGDVIELFKQLNKALIQISENKDKTFSFVEEISGVTQESAASTEEVNASVEEQTASMEEITKSSEKLADIAITMEKLSEKFTI, encoded by the coding sequence TTGTTTAAGAGTATAAAATTCAAATTAATGGCTTATTTTACTATAATTATAATAGTAATAAGTGGTGGTGTTGGTATTATGGCATGTGTGTCATCAATAAATGCACTTCACAAAACAGTGGATAATGAATTAATAGAGTTAGCTAAAGGGTATAGCAACTATATTGAATCTGAAATCAGCATAGCAAAAGCAACTATGAATGGAGTAGCCAATAGAAATGTGATGAAATCTTGGGATTGGAATGAACAGAAAAAAGCTATTCTTGCTGAAGTTGATAAAAATAAAATGTTTTCAGGAATGTTTATTGTAGATAAGAATGGTATGGCACATTTTACTAATGGTAAAACTGCAAATGTCAGCGATAGAACATATTTTAAAGAAGCTATGAGAGGCAATACATATTTTAGTGATTTAATATTCAGCGATATAATGGGAGGCATTGAATTTTTTGTAGCTTCTCCTATTAAAAATAATGGGATTGATGGAGTTGTTGTCGGGTTTGTCAGACCGCAATATCTTAGTGATTCCATAAAAGACATAATAGTCAGTACTAGTGGTGGAGCCTTTATTGTTGATGGGAAAGGCAATACAATAGCCCATAACAACATGGATATAGTTTTAAAACAAGATAACGTATTAAATAATCAAGAAGATGGTAATGAACAGCTAGCTAGTGTTGTTGAAACTATGATTAAAGGAGAAGCTGGGACCGACGAATATGTGTATGAAGGAAATACATATTACTGTGGATATCATCCTATAGGTGATTCAGGCTGGAGTATAGCTGTTAAAGCTCTAAAAAGTGATTTGCTTGCTGATGTAATAAAACTTAGAAAGAACCTTATATGTATTACTAGTATTTCATTGATAATTGCTATAGCATTAGTATATTTTATTGGCAAATTATTTACAAAGCCTATTATATTAGCAACTAAACATGCTGTGACCATGTCAAAATTAGATTTGACAGAAGAGGTACCAGAAAAATTTCTGAAAAGAACAGATGAAATAGGGGATTTAGCCAGAGCCATTCATGTTATTGCTGAAAATGTAAAAGATGTTATGAAAGATATTCAAGAGCATGCTTTTGACTTAAAAGATTCTTCAATAAAATTATCTGATGCAATTAATGAAAACACAGCTACTTCAGAAGAAATTTCAAAAGCTGTTGAAGTAATAGCAGATGGAGCAACAACACAGGCTAGGCAGTCGGATAGTGTAGTCCGGGAATTATCCCAACTTGGTGATCTTATAACTGAATCCCAAGAATTAGCACAAGAAGTCAATACAGGAACAAATAAAGTAAAAGATGTAAACCTTAAAGGTAGAGAGATAATCGATAAATTAAAAAAAGAATTCGAGTTGAATATAGATGTAGCTAAAAAAGTCAATAGTAATACCCATGAGCTAGCTGATCAATCAAAACTAATTGAAAACATATTAGTTACAATTTCAAGTATAGCCAATCAAACGAATCTACTTGCATTAAATGCCACTATAGAAGCAGCTAGAGCAGGAGAAGCAGGAAAAGGTTTTGGAGTTGTTGCAGAAGAGATAAGTAAGCTGGCAGATGATACAAAACAAGCTACAGAAGAAATATCTGATATACTTAATAGGATGACTAATGAAATTGAGATTACTAATAACAACATGAATGAAGCAGGAGAGATAGTAGGTAACGTAGACAGATACTTGGATAAGACTGTTTCAACTTATGATATAATTGAAAATTCAACTGGGGATGTGATTGAGTTATTCAAGCAGTTGAACAAAGCCCTAATTCAAATTAGTGAAAATAAGGATAAGACTTTCTCATTTGTTGAGGAAATCTCAGGTGTAACACAAGAGTCAGCAGCATCCACAGAGGAAGTAAATGCGTCTGTTGAAGAACAGACAGCATCTATGGAAGAGATAACCAAATCTAGTGAAAAGCTAGCAGATATTGCAATTACTATGGAAAAACTCTCTGAGAAATTTACCATATAG
- a CDS encoding helix-turn-helix domain-containing protein — protein sequence MQNKIIDLNLLGKNIKQYRLKKELTQEKLAGLTGLSIQYIGNIERGNTTASLETIMKICLVLEITPNQLLITSSSPTSNALTEQILDSLSDKSPKFLHHIIGYIEFLQQSKSF from the coding sequence ATGCAGAATAAAATCATAGATTTAAACCTTTTAGGTAAAAATATTAAACAATATAGACTAAAAAAAGAGTTGACACAAGAAAAACTAGCTGGATTGACAGGTCTTTCTATACAGTATATAGGAAATATTGAAAGAGGTAATACAACCGCTTCTTTGGAAACAATTATGAAAATCTGCTTAGTTCTAGAAATAACACCAAATCAATTATTAATTACATCATCTAGCCCTACTTCAAATGCATTAACAGAACAAATATTAGATTCTTTATCAGATAAATCCCCTAAATTTCTTCACCACATTATTGGATATATTGAATTTCTCCAACAGAGTAAATCTTTTTAA
- a CDS encoding arsenate reductase ArsC, with product MKYKVAFVCVHNSCRSQMAEGWAKTLANDVFDVYSAGTEEYPEVKPKAVQVMEEVGVDMSSHKPKLLSDIPSEIDILIKMGCNVTCPYLPNKHTEDWGLTDPSGGEIEDFRKTRDMIKLKVEDLKKRVADGKLSL from the coding sequence ATGAAATATAAAGTTGCATTTGTCTGTGTTCATAATTCATGTAGAAGCCAGATGGCAGAAGGGTGGGCTAAAACATTAGCCAATGATGTATTTGATGTTTACTCAGCGGGAACAGAAGAGTATCCAGAGGTAAAACCTAAAGCTGTACAAGTAATGGAGGAAGTTGGAGTAGATATGAGTTCTCATAAACCCAAACTACTATCTGATATTCCGAGTGAGATAGATATACTAATTAAAATGGGGTGTAATGTCACATGTCCTTATTTACCTAATAAGCATACTGAAGATTGGGGACTTACTGACCCTTCAGGTGGAGAAATAGAGGACTTTAGAAAAACAAGAGATATGATAAAATTAAAAGTAGAAGATTTAAAAAAACGTGTTGCTGATGGAAAATTATCTTTATAG
- a CDS encoding GntR family transcriptional regulator, whose translation MTININPNSSVPIFAQIATMLEDYILDGTYQVDTAIISTTQLSKLLKINPATAIKGVNILTEQGIIYKRRGMGMYVTKEAKDIIMEKRRASLQTNTIKKLIQECKKLNINKEDVIKMIEEDWNDSVK comes from the coding sequence ATGACCATTAATATTAATCCAAATAGCAGTGTACCTATCTTTGCTCAAATAGCGACTATGTTAGAAGACTACATTTTAGATGGAACTTACCAGGTTGATACAGCTATTATATCAACCACACAATTATCCAAATTACTGAAAATCAATCCAGCTACAGCCATAAAAGGTGTCAACATTCTAACGGAACAAGGTATTATCTATAAACGTAGAGGTATGGGGATGTACGTCACTAAGGAGGCAAAAGATATAATTATGGAAAAGAGAAGAGCTTCATTACAAACAAATACTATAAAAAAACTTATTCAGGAATGCAAAAAGTTAAATATCAATAAAGAGGATGTCATAAAAATGATTGAGGAGGATTGGAATGATTCAGTTAAATAA
- a CDS encoding ATP-binding cassette domain-containing protein has protein sequence MIQLNNLTKKYGKANALSNINIEINENKIYCLLGENGAGKTTFLRTISGLTQATKGEVLVNGLKVNKLSMPEIVCFVEERENHINLKIKDLISLAADFQDGFDTEFADDMIKKFNLNPDKKFKKLSFGMKTMVNTIIGLASTNKIVLFDEPVLGFDVIMRNKFYSLLEESIARHPKIIIVSTHLIDEIAKIAEEIIIIHKGELLLRSNIIDLQDKCYSVTGIASDVDKAVMGKNIINVHDIGKFKTVNVYDTRIEENDRIQISNEGLQDFFANLIGGEINE, from the coding sequence ATGATTCAGTTAAATAACTTAACTAAAAAATATGGTAAAGCAAATGCACTTAGTAATATAAATATAGAAATCAATGAAAATAAGATCTATTGTTTATTAGGAGAAAATGGGGCTGGCAAAACTACTTTTCTAAGAACCATATCAGGTTTAACCCAAGCCACAAAAGGTGAAGTATTAGTTAACGGCTTGAAAGTTAATAAACTATCTATGCCTGAGATTGTTTGTTTCGTAGAAGAACGAGAGAATCATATCAATCTAAAGATAAAAGATCTAATAAGTTTAGCAGCTGATTTTCAAGATGGCTTTGACACTGAATTTGCCGATGATATGATAAAAAAATTCAACCTCAATCCAGATAAAAAGTTTAAAAAGCTATCCTTCGGTATGAAAACCATGGTAAATACCATTATTGGTCTTGCTAGTACTAATAAGATTGTGCTATTTGATGAACCTGTATTAGGTTTTGATGTTATTATGAGAAACAAATTCTACTCACTATTAGAAGAAAGTATAGCTAGACATCCAAAAATAATAATAGTATCTACTCATCTAATTGATGAAATAGCCAAGATTGCAGAAGAAATAATTATCATACATAAAGGTGAGTTATTATTAAGGTCAAATATCATTGATTTACAAGATAAATGTTACAGTGTAACTGGAATCGCTTCAGATGTTGACAAAGCTGTAATGGGTAAAAATATTATTAATGTACATGATATAGGAAAATTCAAAACTGTAAATGTATACGATACACGAATAGAAGAAAATGATAGAATCCAAATCAGCAATGAGGGCTTACAAGATTTTTTTGCTAACCTTATAGGGGGTGAAATCAATGAATAA
- a CDS encoding Gfo/Idh/MocA family protein produces the protein MGKLKIAIIGCGRISVVYKEAFKNLSDRIEVRFAIDKVLDRAESFAKEFEQCSFSDRIEDLLEEDLDVVHICTPHFLHKEQIIKCLDKGIHVLTEKPLAITLQDADAIIEAANSSGRKFGVIFQNRYIEGVVKAKQLIDNGEMGKVLGAWSSLTWWRPPSYYECDWKGSWEKEGGGVLIDQAIHSIDLVQHLVGSKVKWIKGQIDNRVLKSVEVEDVASAAIGFENGCIYSLFATNYYTKSSPIQIEIMCENGIINIKGFDVTIEKDGERTTIEHNDKIESGGQGYWGIYHYYQIKEFYDNVIEDTPVKVTGYEGKKALEIVLGVYESAKESIKLEVSNQE, from the coding sequence ATGGGTAAATTAAAAATTGCAATTATAGGCTGTGGAAGAATATCAGTTGTCTATAAAGAAGCATTCAAAAACTTAAGTGACAGAATTGAAGTCAGATTTGCAATTGATAAAGTATTAGATAGAGCTGAAAGTTTTGCAAAAGAATTTGAACAATGTTCTTTTTCTGATAGAATAGAAGACCTCCTTGAAGAAGATCTTGATGTTGTTCATATATGTACTCCTCATTTCTTGCATAAGGAACAGATAATCAAATGTCTAGATAAAGGAATCCATGTTCTTACAGAAAAACCTTTGGCGATAACACTACAAGATGCAGATGCCATAATAGAAGCTGCAAATAGTTCAGGAAGAAAATTTGGAGTTATATTCCAAAACAGATATATTGAAGGTGTTGTCAAGGCTAAACAGTTAATAGACAACGGGGAAATGGGGAAAGTATTAGGAGCATGGTCATCACTTACATGGTGGCGTCCACCTTCTTACTATGAATGTGATTGGAAAGGAAGCTGGGAAAAAGAAGGCGGCGGTGTTTTGATAGACCAAGCCATTCATAGTATTGATTTAGTGCAACACTTGGTTGGTAGTAAAGTTAAATGGATTAAAGGTCAGATAGATAACAGAGTCTTAAAGAGTGTAGAAGTTGAGGATGTTGCAAGTGCAGCTATAGGTTTTGAAAATGGTTGTATATATTCACTCTTTGCTACTAACTATTATACGAAAAGTTCTCCTATTCAAATTGAGATAATGTGTGAAAACGGAATCATTAATATAAAAGGATTTGATGTCACTATAGAAAAAGATGGTGAAAGAACTACTATAGAGCACAATGATAAAATTGAGTCAGGTGGACAAGGTTATTGGGGTATATATCATTATTATCAAATAAAGGAGTTTTATGATAATGTTATAGAAGATACACCTGTCAAGGTTACAGGATATGAAGGTAAGAAAGCTTTGGAAATTGTATTAGGTGTTTATGAATCTGCTAAAGAGTCTATAAAATTGGAAGTCAGTAATCAAGAATGA
- a CDS encoding sugar phosphate isomerase/epimerase family protein has protein sequence MKLGCHAVLFKERIKEDTENIIKLLSSTGFKGSEIGSRFFGTDDKEYLLNILDRYNYQITGMHIGSPLEEWDINCEETTNKILKVAEFVKDMPNKNVIMSTKRFSGTQEQLIKAAKNINNAAIKCQEMGVKLNLHNHIWEFENDGYIFNTLVEYAPNLNLGLDLGWVYASGFDPIEVVENHADRISYVHLRDINENNEFVDLGEGIIDFNKLLKVLRNTLGEDGWAVVEYEHGEQDINRYIRAYNFLEKQM, from the coding sequence ATGAAATTAGGTTGCCATGCTGTATTATTCAAAGAAAGAATAAAAGAAGACACAGAAAATATAATAAAGTTATTATCAAGCACAGGTTTTAAAGGGTCAGAAATCGGATCAAGGTTTTTTGGAACTGACGATAAAGAGTATCTGCTTAATATTTTAGATAGATATAACTACCAAATAACTGGTATGCACATTGGTTCACCATTAGAAGAATGGGATATTAATTGTGAAGAGACAACTAATAAAATACTTAAGGTAGCTGAGTTTGTTAAAGATATGCCTAATAAAAACGTAATCATGTCAACAAAAAGATTTTCAGGTACACAGGAACAGCTTATAAAAGCGGCTAAAAATATCAACAATGCAGCAATAAAATGCCAAGAGATGGGCGTAAAATTAAATCTTCATAATCATATCTGGGAATTTGAAAATGATGGATACATTTTTAATACCCTAGTAGAATATGCTCCTAATCTGAATCTTGGTCTGGACCTAGGATGGGTCTATGCTTCTGGATTTGATCCAATAGAAGTTGTAGAGAATCATGCTGATAGAATAAGTTATGTTCATCTAAGGGATATTAATGAAAACAATGAATTTGTTGATTTGGGAGAAGGAATAATTGATTTCAATAAATTATTGAAAGTACTTAGAAATACATTAGGTGAAGATGGCTGGGCTGTTGTTGAATACGAACATGGGGAACAGGATATTAATAGATATATAAGAGCTTACAATTTCTTGGAAAAACAGATGTAA
- a CDS encoding sugar phosphate isomerase/epimerase family protein, which translates to MKVGLITNSLAWAGMKDLKEISNWACDNGFKDLEVGPTIELDEKIFSDIKKEGKIDISALIYCRNFLDEENNVGDEHKKQLIRRIEFAGKLGIEKVICSTGVTKDAYYGARFNPEKSVEAVTEWLKELAEYAERNNVKIAIENCPMMGNIAISPYMWDILFDKVDSDKIGLAFDPSHMIWQFMSPYENIIKYRSKIFHFHGKDTEILYDNLKKVGILHNITEETNFFEHQWWRHRLVGLGDIDWNKIVANLYEIGYKGTISIEHEDPVWDGTLDKVEKGLIRAKNHIERIIEG; encoded by the coding sequence ATGAAAGTAGGATTAATCACTAATAGCTTGGCTTGGGCTGGAATGAAAGATTTAAAAGAAATAAGTAATTGGGCTTGTGATAATGGATTTAAGGATTTGGAAGTTGGACCAACTATTGAACTTGATGAAAAGATCTTTTCAGATATAAAAAAAGAAGGCAAAATTGATATATCAGCCTTAATTTACTGTAGAAATTTTCTTGATGAAGAGAATAATGTAGGTGATGAGCATAAGAAGCAATTGATTAGACGTATAGAATTTGCAGGAAAACTAGGGATTGAGAAAGTAATATGCTCAACAGGGGTTACCAAGGATGCCTATTATGGTGCAAGATTCAATCCTGAAAAAAGTGTAGAAGCAGTTACAGAATGGTTAAAAGAACTAGCAGAATATGCAGAAAGAAATAATGTGAAAATAGCAATAGAGAATTGTCCAATGATGGGTAATATAGCTATATCACCATATATGTGGGATATACTATTTGATAAAGTTGATTCAGATAAAATAGGTCTAGCATTTGATCCATCACATATGATTTGGCAGTTTATGAGCCCTTATGAGAACATAATCAAATATAGAAGTAAGATATTCCATTTCCATGGAAAAGACACAGAAATACTATATGATAATCTTAAAAAAGTTGGTATCCTGCATAATATAACTGAGGAAACCAATTTCTTTGAACATCAGTGGTGGAGACATCGTCTAGTTGGTCTTGGAGATATTGATTGGAATAAAATTGTAGCCAATTTATATGAAATTGGTTATAAAGGTACAATAAGCATTGAACATGAAGACCCAGTATGGGACGGTACTCTTGATAAAGTTGAAAAAGGATTAATACGAGCTAAGAATCATATTGAAAGAATCATTGAAGGTTAA
- a CDS encoding Gfo/Idh/MocA family protein, whose protein sequence is MKKVKVGIVGTGYTIGIAKQHVKAYNANEKCELVALFDKVEGRAGEWAKKQELKNITICKTYEEMLDMVDAVSICTSNDAHGELSIKALESGVHVLCEKPMSSEINYAREMVECAKIHPELVNMIGFCYRGIPAIKYMKSIIDQGKLGKIYGFRQCLGGGRIANKTGVMLEWRMQKKYSGTGALADFGSHMIDIVDYLLKDTEGPVKELTAISTISIPERKKIDEEGMGAVTNDDTTIFTAKLNNGAVGTFYSSRLGTRGHSLEIIGEGGMLVYEHEDNELIVNLKEKDGGYNGQKEEVVAVPDEFLEESKFHEEINEFIDNIINNKQSERDFARGLYIQELLEALKESADNKKTVILD, encoded by the coding sequence ATGAAAAAAGTTAAAGTAGGTATTGTAGGAACAGGATATACCATTGGTATAGCAAAACAACATGTCAAGGCTTATAATGCAAATGAGAAATGTGAACTTGTAGCTTTGTTTGACAAAGTTGAAGGAAGAGCCGGGGAGTGGGCAAAAAAGCAGGAACTTAAGAATATTACTATATGTAAGACATATGAAGAAATGCTTGATATGGTAGATGCAGTAAGTATTTGTACATCTAACGATGCTCATGGAGAGTTATCCATTAAAGCTTTGGAATCAGGGGTTCATGTGCTTTGCGAGAAGCCAATGAGTTCTGAAATCAACTATGCAAGAGAGATGGTGGAATGTGCTAAAATCCATCCTGAATTGGTAAATATGATAGGTTTCTGTTATAGAGGTATTCCAGCAATAAAATATATGAAATCTATAATAGATCAAGGGAAATTAGGAAAAATATATGGTTTTAGACAATGTCTTGGAGGAGGAAGAATCGCTAATAAGACAGGTGTAATGCTAGAGTGGAGAATGCAAAAAAAATATTCTGGTACAGGAGCTTTAGCTGATTTTGGATCTCATATGATTGACATAGTAGATTATTTATTGAAAGATACAGAAGGTCCAGTGAAAGAGTTAACAGCCATTTCAACAATTTCTATTCCAGAAAGAAAGAAAATTGATGAAGAAGGTATGGGAGCAGTAACCAATGATGATACAACCATTTTTACTGCTAAGCTTAATAATGGTGCAGTAGGAACTTTCTATTCAAGTAGACTAGGTACTAGGGGACATAGCCTTGAGATTATAGGAGAGGGAGGTATGCTCGTCTATGAACACGAAGATAATGAATTGATAGTTAACTTGAAGGAAAAAGATGGAGGTTACAACGGTCAAAAAGAAGAAGTTGTAGCTGTTCCAGATGAATTCTTAGAAGAATCCAAGTTCCATGAAGAGATAAATGAATTTATAGATAATATTATTAATAATAAACAATCTGAAAGAGATTTCGCTAGAGGACTTTATATTCAGGAATTATTAGAAGCATTAAAAGAATCAGCTGATAACAAAAAAACAGTTATCCTTGACTAA
- a CDS encoding LacI family DNA-binding transcriptional regulator, giving the protein MKKFKRVTSMDVAKEAGVSRATVSYILNDVQGVSIKESTKKKVIQAAKKLGYYPDSMAVALKTNKAMSIGIVSKRNISEQRYIKFLDGVKSAIGDNYSIILCSDHVDNFGYPEYYSYYKRKKIDGILFLSFQEHLAEEKIDDYLHMSVEENIPIVFADYHLNNQMVNCVDINYYHGAYMAASYLIKNGHEEIIYLTPDFDTEQEQQRRKGVEDAVNEHKGIKLIKTPISTDNDKEIEAVIEILSKKDEYSAIITSWSKMAYTVLYQAQQLNISIPNEISVIALAGSNFDVYTYPRLTTCNLPLFELGQKSAERLMNMLTDTNTLPLNITLPCKLKERDSTKGI; this is encoded by the coding sequence ATGAAAAAATTTAAACGTGTAACTAGTATGGATGTTGCAAAAGAAGCTGGAGTATCAAGAGCAACAGTTTCTTACATCTTAAATGATGTTCAAGGAGTCAGCATAAAAGAGTCAACAAAAAAGAAAGTTATACAGGCAGCAAAAAAACTAGGCTATTATCCTGATTCTATGGCAGTAGCACTAAAAACCAATAAGGCCATGTCTATAGGTATTGTTTCCAAGAGAAATATATCTGAACAAAGGTATATCAAATTTCTGGATGGTGTTAAATCTGCCATAGGTGATAACTATAGCATTATATTATGTTCAGACCATGTAGATAATTTTGGATATCCAGAGTATTATAGTTACTACAAACGTAAAAAAATAGATGGTATCCTTTTCTTATCATTTCAAGAACATCTAGCAGAAGAGAAGATAGATGATTATTTACATATGTCCGTAGAAGAAAATATCCCTATAGTATTTGCTGATTATCATTTGAATAATCAGATGGTGAATTGTGTAGATATCAATTACTATCATGGTGCATATATGGCAGCAAGCTATTTGATAAAAAATGGACATGAAGAGATAATTTACTTAACACCTGATTTTGATACAGAACAAGAGCAACAACGAAGAAAAGGGGTTGAAGATGCTGTTAATGAGCATAAGGGTATTAAATTGATTAAAACTCCTATCTCAACTGATAATGATAAAGAAATTGAGGCAGTCATTGAGATTCTCAGTAAAAAAGATGAGTATTCTGCAATCATAACTTCTTGGAGTAAAATGGCATATACAGTATTGTATCAGGCTCAACAGCTTAATATAAGTATCCCTAATGAAATATCAGTTATTGCACTTGCAGGTTCTAATTTTGATGTGTATACGTATCCAAGACTAACTACATGTAATCTGCCTTTATTTGAATTGGGTCAAAAGAGTGCGGAAAGATTAATGAATATGTTAACAGATACAAATACGTTGCCACTCAATATTACGTTACCTTGTAAACTGAAGGAAAGAGATTCTACTAAAGGCATATAA
- a CDS encoding YibE/F family protein — MSVIAVLLIILFLLMYVVGRDRGVRSFFTVCFNFLIFFIMVILIANKLNPLIVTIVICIVISSITLFYINGLNKKTISSLISVTIVVLFTTLITYKMGMGAKIQGFGKEQYDSISSLSLYIKLNFSTIVICEILIGLLGAVIDVSISISSSMNELYNTNSSITKKSLFDSGMNIGKDILGTMTNTLFFAYISGFMALIIYFSSLHYSIADILNNKVFCAEVFQILCSGVGIILIIPVTALITSQILCNDK, encoded by the coding sequence ATGAGCGTTATAGCAGTATTGTTGATAATATTATTTTTGTTGATGTATGTAGTTGGGAGAGATAGAGGAGTAAGATCATTTTTTACAGTATGTTTCAACTTCCTTATATTTTTTATCATGGTTATATTGATTGCTAACAAGTTAAATCCTCTTATAGTTACTATAGTTATATGTATAGTTATTAGTTCCATAACTCTATTTTATATTAACGGTCTTAATAAGAAAACTATATCATCCTTGATATCTGTTACAATAGTTGTTCTTTTTACAACACTTATAACCTATAAAATGGGAATGGGTGCAAAAATACAAGGATTTGGAAAAGAACAATACGATTCAATATCGTCTCTTTCCTTATATATAAAGCTAAATTTTTCAACTATAGTCATATGCGAAATACTAATAGGATTATTAGGTGCAGTAATTGATGTATCTATCTCAATTTCATCATCCATGAATGAGCTATATAACACAAACTCATCTATTACCAAGAAAAGTTTATTTGATTCAGGTATGAATATAGGTAAAGATATTTTGGGAACAATGACTAATACATTATTTTTTGCATACATAAGCGGATTCATGGCATTAATAATATATTTCAGCTCTCTGCATTATTCCATAGCAGATATCTTGAACAACAAAGTGTTCTGTGCAGAAGTTTTTCAGATTCTATGTAGTGGAGTAGGAATAATACTTATTATACCAGTAACAGCTTTGATAACTTCCCAGATTTTGTGTAACGATAAATAA